One genomic region from Lacerta agilis isolate rLacAgi1 chromosome 13, rLacAgi1.pri, whole genome shotgun sequence encodes:
- the CTSH gene encoding pro-cathepsin H, which yields MRAQLLLLFLLAVFSALGSCLLSHQEEEFLFKTWMSQNNKQYSLEEYRQRFQIFLSNKQKIEKHNAGNHTFQMGLNQFADMTFAEFRKKYLWREPQNCSATIGNFISRGGACPKSIDWRKKGNFVTPVKNQGPCGSCWTFSTTGCLESAIAIATGTLLDLAEQQLVDCAQAFNNHGCSGGLPSQAFEYILYNKGLMGEDDYPYTAQNGTCKFQGQKAVAFVKKVVNITLNDEQGMVEAVGRYNPLSFAFEVTDDFMLYTKGVYSSEHCDKTPDKVNHAVLAVGYGEENGLLYWIVKNSWGPSWGMDGYFYIERGKNMCGLADCASYPVPLV from the exons ATGCGggcgcagctgctgctgctgttcctgcttgCGGTTTTCTCCGCGCTCGGCTCCTGCCTGCTCAGCCACCAGGAAG AGGAATTTCTTTTCAAGACATGGATGTCTCAG AACAACAAGCAGTACAGCCTGGAGGAGTATCGGCAGCGCTTTCAGATCTTCCTTAGTAACAAGCAGAAGATTGAGAAGCACAATGCTGGGAATCATACCTTCCAAA TGGGTCtcaaccaatttgcagacatgacATTTGCTGAATTCAGGAAAAAGTATCTCTGGCGCGAGCCCCAG AACTGCTCAGCCACCATTGGCAACTTCATCAGCCGTGGTGGGGCATGTCCAAAAAGCATAGactggaggaagaaaggaaatttTGTGACACCTGTGAAAAATCAG GGTCCCTGTGGCAGTTGCTGGACTTTCTCAACCACTGGGTGCTTGGAGTCTGCTATTGCCATCGCAACAGGAACGCTACTGGACCTG GCTGAACAGCAACTGGTTGACTGTGCTCAGGCCTTCAACAACCATGGTTGTAGCGG GGGACTCCCTAGCCAGGCATTTGAATACATCCTGTACAACAAAGGGCTGATGGGGGAGGATGACTACCCATACACTGCACAG AACGGGACCTGCAAATTCCAAGGTCAGAAGGCCGTTGCATTCGTCAAAAAAGTCGTCAACATTACGCTG AATGATGAGCAAGGCATGGTGGAAGCTGTGGGGAGGTACAATCCATTGAGCTTTGCCTTTGAAGTGACAGACGACTTTATGTTATACACGAAGGGTGTTTACTCCAG CGAACACTGTGATAAAACTCCAGACAAAGTCAATCATGCTGTCCTGGCTGTAGGATACGGAGAGGAAAATGGCCTTCTGTACTGGATTGTCAAAAATTCCTGGGGCCCCTCATGGGGCATGGATGG ATACTTCTATATTGAACGTGGAAAGAACATGTGTGGCCTTGCTGACTGTGCATCCTACCCAGTCCCTCTTGTCTAA